Genomic segment of Arachis hypogaea cultivar Tifrunner chromosome 11, arahy.Tifrunner.gnm2.J5K5, whole genome shotgun sequence:
TATGAGTAGTAGCGgtaaaagtaaaaagagtgtgttGATGTATATGCAAGTTGGGAGAtgagaaaatgtgaagttgaagAAAGCGATAAATGAATGTATCCCTTTTTATCTGTAATGAATGCAATATGAGTTATGATGATAATAATAGTGGTAAATGGTTGTAAAtgtgaattcaaattcaaattgaaaGCTAGAGGGGAGTGGTGGATGCATGCATTTAAGAGAGGAAGGCATAGTCATTACTCAAAGGGTTCACTGTTTAATAACTTCACGGGAACGGTTGGATGCCGCTAtctcttctctaattttatgcaCCTAActcatctacctctctctttAATACTATTGACACGTATGGACACCATAATTTTTTTTGCTCCCAAATTTCCATCTATTATCATAATCTAAACTAATTCGCTTCTATTGGTGCATGTGATTGATCAACCTTGGTCTTATTATACAAAGGGGTATTTATGTTGATCGTACTATTCATGTGCGGCAGCGTTATTTGCAGTAAGAAGGGGGGATGGCGCCATTAAAATTGAGTTGGACCAGCCATTCCCATGTCTCACAAGTCACATCAAATGCTTCTGTTGGACATATAATAAATAACATTGTACTTACTCGATTATTTTCATGGGTAATATTAGTGCCACTAACAGGCATCGGATTTATTTTTGGATGGTTGAGAGATTAAAAATACGGTTCCGCTATGTTACCAACACAATATCTGTCAACTTCTgctaactcttatttataattgtgtttcatgaaAATGTGTTCgcggatgtgtctaataaaatgtcttttttatagctgtgtttaataaaaatgtctttatagatatattttctggatgtgtctctttatatatgtatttaaaatatattaattattagacacatccacgaacacacttccatgaaacaattataaataagagttggcagaagttggcagatagaatgttggtaccctatacttttccttaaaaATAATGTGAGAAGAGACAAAATATAATGTAAGAATTGACCAATGCAATCTCTAttgttatattataaatataaattagtataaaaatgttatataattATATGGAGCttcaataattattaaataaaaactaagagaTTAAAAACCTATTGGACTGAATAATAAAATACACAAACATTCTAAAAGcattatttttttggttatgtGGGCCGAAGCCCATTTCcgttataagaaaaaaaattcaaaaaaaagttTGACCGACGTATTAACAGGAAGAATAAGAGAAACAGGAGGGAGAGCAGGAAGAAGCGTAACCAATGTGCTACCGCAGCTtgatttagaattttagaataGAATACAGTTTCTCGTCTCCTTTGTTTTCTCCCTTATCTCTGACTCTGTTTTCTCtctacattcattcattcatcttCTCTTTCGCTTCTCTTCCCCCATTGAAACATCAACCATGCCTCCTCAGCGTGATTCCCtacccaaacccaaccctaatatcTTATCCTTCTTCCTCAAGCCAATCATCATGCTCCTCCTTACCACCCTATTCTTCCTCTTCCTTGGCTTCGCCGCTTTCATCCTCCTTCACCTCTTCCTCATCGGCGGCGCCCTCCACCGCCTCCGCTCCCGCCcctactcctcctcctcctccctccACCCCTCCCCTTCCGACACCCTCTCCCCGCACCACCTCAGCAAGCTCCCCCACTTCCGCGTCTCTAGAGGATCCCCATACCCCGCTCCCGATTCCCGCTGCGTCGTCTGCCTCGACGGCTTCCGCAACGGCCAGTGGTGCAGGAACCTCGCCGGTTGCGGCCACGTCTTTCATCGGAGGTGCGTCGACACGTGGCTCGTCAAGGTTGCCGCTTGCCCCACATGCCGGACACCTGTTCGATTAAATGCCGCGGTAAAAAGAGACGATCACGGTCGCCAATTAGGGACCTGTGCTACAGCTGACTCCAACGCGCTTCCCACTTCATAGTTTTGtaagttttccttttctttttatttttctcctccCTCCTTTTGGGAACTATGTAAGGTTAACttagccttttttttttaatatatatttttctttttccctcaTGTATATTGTACAGTATTCGTATATGAATTCCGGCGGTGTTATCTTTTACGCGTCTTGTGAAATTGGCAAATTGATTTTCTTCTTAATATGATAAAAACAACCCCGAACCTGTGATTTTGCAGCATGTGTTGTGCAAGTCTCGTGTTTTCTCGTTCAATACTTGGACTATTCTCCGTATTTTTCCATATGATCTGTTGGGAGTGGTTGTTAAGAGGGTTGACACCAAAACCAATATACGAGGAATACCAAACTTGCAAATAAACTTTATGTAGAGATAGCTACTACATTTGCTGTTGCCCTTACTCTAATTGCTTGATCATTCTTGCTTTAAACCTGCAAAGACGGAGATTCTAACTTGCAAGGGAATTATATTTGAACTGTGATATTTCAGGAGTTGGTTATACTGAATTCAGTTGTCAAATCTTGGAAGAATTGATAGTTGTAGTATACCGGGGTTTTTGGTGGTATATTCTTAGCTTCCTCAAGTGATTAATTTGTTGTGTTCTTTCTCCCTTGTTAGCATAAGACATAACTAGAGCAATAGAAATAAGATGCAATGAATTAATTCATTGAAAATCTGTCTTCCCGCTGAAATTCAACCGAGTCAAGTCGAGTATCCTGTTTTCCTTTCGTAGAGTTTGTCAATCCAATCAAGAATGTTGTAACCTTAATGTTTGCATTCTCCTAGGCTGCATTTGGTTAGTGTCTTTGAGACACAGACACATACATAAATACACAAAGATATGACATAAAGATACACAATTTTCATAATGTGCTTGGTAATAATGTACAAGACACATGTATAAACCAGATGTCAATTTTACCATCTGTGACTTATGCATtggtaatttcaaaaataattaggGATAAAAAGGTCAAATTTTGTGTCCTATGCATTGTATCTCCGTGTCTCAGCTTTAAAGAGGAACACTAAATACATGTATTTTGTGTGTATCTGTGTGCCACTGTGTCCATCCAAATCTCTGTCTCAACAAACAAACGGTAGACGTGCACCACCGTATCTAACAATTAGTGTCCATATCTCAACAAACAAACACAGCCCAATGGTTCTTGTTCTCCATACTCACTGCTGCACAATGTCTATAAAGTTTTGCCTGGTGTTATGCGCATTAACCGCTCTGTTGCTTCTTATCTGCTACTAATTTGATACTTGATTGTATGAGTCATGGACGGGTATTGATGGATGCCCACTTGAGTTTTGTTGATGAGAGGTTTCTATCATTTGGCCACTAAAAGTCACAAGTCGGAATGGAATCACCTAATGAAACTCCGTtggttagattttattttattttttttgggggAGTGGATGAGGCATGTGATGGGTTCATGATTATGGCAACAATGGCAAATCTTATCATCATAGGGAAAACACAACCGAGGATCATGCAACGATATCGAGTATGGGCCTTGTATTACTCCTCTGGCGGAATTGAAGGTGGCAGGTGCATATCGAGTAATTAATTGGCATGAAAAGGTGGTTCGCGAGTGTCTTCCTGCATCATTATCTTTTAAGGCAGTAACGGATCAGTCTAAATATTTCCAAATAAAGAATATGTGAATTCATTTTTCTCTTGATTGATTTAGATCTGTTTGGTCGAACATAGATGGCCAATTTACACTGCAGCAATTAAGGATTCTGGGAAGTTTCATTTGTATTTGTAAATATTTTGCGGCAGAAAACTGAGTATTTATATGTCATAATTGAAATGTTTCAGTTATTTTATTGAAGGAGGAACACGATACTACATTGAGCATCGGTTATATGTTTAACTGAAACTCTTCAATTGTTTATATTTTGATTAGTGTTAGGAAGTTAAATTTCatgaatttataatatatttctcTCGAAAATactaactaatattaattaattaatgattaatacGGGGCAAATAGGGTGCAGGGTGCTACTTCAAGTAAGAGTGTCGTCTCTGATTTGGCAGCTTTGTAAACATGGGATTAAATTAAGATGGATCTACCGAGTCTTAACAGCCAAGTTGTTAACAGTGAAGATGTACCCTCGAAAAAATCCCACAGAATATTCCTGATTTATGGATGTGCTTGACTCCACAGGGGCATGTAACGGATATCTTTATTATCCCCTTTAAATTGTACAGCTGCTAATTTACTTTTTGGCCCTCGGATTCCTTGTGTATTAGTGTATTTGGGCATTCATCTCTACACGGGATGAGTAGCACCTTCCTATCTATTGCATATGATTTCATCAAAGGTATTTGACGTCGTTGGatcttattattgttattattatacgTAATACGTCATTAAATTAAAGTCGCCGCATTCCTTATTGTAAGTTATCTTCGCTCATAAATATAAAGGTTGTACTTGATTGTCGTTATTTTTATTTGGGTGATGTATGACTACAAGTCATTATCTAAACTTGCATCTGGTGACAATTCGCGACTTATGGTTGACTAGCATCCAGAGAagtgtcatttactcatttttttgtgactgaaataaattaaacaaagaaaaacaaaagaaacaaaacaaggaaTTGCTTAAATAGAGagacagtcccgtttaagactactcttaaactccttccaaggtgaaagaagctccacatgcgaaagttataacttcatcgccatctttgccatagtatatgtcaccgtgtttgcatctctcataatcaaacgaaagtcaacacgccaattccaatgcatgatatctcttattttgagcaccaatggatcaataaacccaaaaccatcttgagtaacaagattaaatgcttccacacaatccgtctcacaaataacatctcgttgacccacatcccaagctaagagatatcctctccaaatagcaaacaattctccttgaagaatactattactctcaatcattcccaaacaccccctttgccagctcccattacaatctctaataacacaagcaaaaccaacactatcacccgaaccaaaataactagcatcacaattaatcttaaaagtaccaatggatgggggattccaaaaaccatttagagtagagagaagggacatacgttgtaattcaaaaatatttctaagctccttttctgaagttaatgccagacaaatgacTTTTTTCGAAGGCCAAATTTCATGGAGATTAAAGATGTCgttattccttgctcgccatattcaccaaagtcccgaaaagaacttgaacgggtTACTCATTTACCTACCAAGAAACATTCGGTGGTAAAAAGAAGCGAGTTAAGAAAACATGTCAGTCTTTGGCACCTAGACTTCTCAACGaataaataaatttcgaaaaacgCAGCTCCAAATCCCATCTATGGCGCATTAAAATAGTAGAAagcaaaaaggaaaaagagagaaaaggaaacGAATCTAATCTGAGGCGATCTAAGTGAGTGAGAGGCATGAGAGCGGAGTGGGTGTTGTGTCCATTGAAGATGGTGTGGGAATCAATAAAGACAATAGGGTGCAACAAAGTGGTGTTCGCAACCATAATGGCAGCGACCAGCGTCCCTCTGTCGGCACTGACGCTGTACGAAGCAAGGACAACACACGACCTCGCCGCCCACATCCACCGCCTGGAGTCACTGGGGCGCCACGTGCACACCCGCTTAGAGGCACGCCACGTCTTCGAGGAGTCCCGCCAAAACGCTCTCTCTCTCCTCCGCCTCAAGCTCCTCTTCTCCTTCCCCTCCTACCTCCTCTCCCTCTTCGCCTCCCTCTTCGCCGTCCACTCCTCCCTCCTCCCCTCCCCCACCCTCCGCTCTGCCGCCATCGCCTCCTTCCACTCCTTCCACCGGCCCCTCCTCACCTCCATCGTCGTCTACgccctcctcttcctcttctccccCTTCCCTCACTTTCTCGCCGCCCTCGTCGCCCCCTCCCCTGCCCTATCGTTCATCGTGCCGGCCATGGCCTCGTTCCTGCAGATTTACCTGATGGCGGTGCTGAGCCTGGGGCTGGTGGTGTCCGTGGCAGAGGAGAGATTTGGATGGGACGCGATTCGGATTGGGCACGGCATCATGGCGGGGAGGAGGCTGTGCGCGTGGTTGCTGTCGGGGATGTTCGTGGCGGTTTCGGGGCTGATCCGGTGGAAGGTGGACGCGGTGGCGGCGGAGGGTGAAACGGGGATTAAGGAAAAAGCGATAGTGATAGTTTCGTACGCATTTGTGGTGATTTGGAGTTATGCGATCATGACGGCGTTTTACTCTCACTGTAGAAAACGCCACCCAATTAAGGAATCCTTACCTGATCATAATCCTGATCAACATCTCCAACTTGTTTCCCTTTGATTCTCTTCATCTCATGTAATTTTGGTTCTTATTATTTGTATATCTAAGCATATGTATTAGGCCAAGTCTCTCGTGGCCAAGATATTGATGCTATTCTTTGACTATCCAATATAATGTTGACATGTGGAATGGTAGTATGAAATAATTAGTGTTGCGTTTAAGAGAAGAAAGTGTCTTAACGATGTAAAGTATAATAAAAGAGTCAATTAAGGAGCcaataaaatatttgtacaatgtatataatagattatatgagttaaaaaataaacattacTAATACTATTCAAAATAACTATTTGGGTACTAAGGATAATAAAAATttcatcccaaaagtttaagcTAATTTTGGAGTTCACCAAAGATTTAAcacttgacctttcggatctagagctctaataccatgtcatgatactacTCATTCCAAAAGTTTCAACTGATGagaaaagataacactaatggttatatctctaatactgaatTGAACATCGCTAAACTtttattatacacattgtacaaatattccattagtttcatatactttttcataataaaaaagtttttttttgtttagtgtATGTTTATTTATGGATATTAATAATACAGGAGGAGTGTGAGTGTAATTTGATAGTATAGGTACCATTGGAAAGATGGTGTTGTCGTAACCCGTCGAAGATGACAAAGGAAGGCTGGGAACTATGGTTTCTCGACAAACAAGAATGATACTACTAGTAATGTACAAATGAATCATCCACAACCGATTCTTTCCCCAACATTGATATCTCCAACCGGTGGAGCCATCGCCAATAAGTAGTAGCAACGATGCCGCCAACGTTTCAACGGCGCAACTTTGGACCAAAGAGAGGCGCCTAGCAGCATTTTCCTCTCATCTGAGCTCCATTGCACAAATCGCcgttgaagttgaagaaggagaCTGTTCTGCTATAGGTTCTCCAATCACCACTGCTGGTGGGGGAGGTTTTGCTCCTGCCAACGAAAGTCATTGCCACCCCACTCCAATTCTAAGAATTGAAGAGCTATACCCTGCGACCAAATCTCCATCTCCTTGTCTTCAAGCTAACGCCCAGCCGAGGATACTGTGAAACCACCGCCAGCGAGAGCTTGAAACAAAATATTGGGGgtcaaaaatttaacataaaaatttaataataatatttatattaaaataaaatttataaatataattattctttaattttattactaataaaataataaataaataattctacaaataaaaaatataaaataaattataatgatattctTTGTGTCTTtagtaatttaaaatctttaataaTTCAATCAGTTCAGTTCAAATCTAAcatattttaaatgtttaaaactaaaaattattgttgTAACTAATAAAAACAAGAGATAAAAATTAAATCTGAATATTTTACGTCATAGTAAAATATTTAagtcaattaaattatttttttattttttaaaaaaatattactaattttttataaaaaaatttggaagTCATGACCCCTCTCTCAATTAAACTCAGCCCCTGATTTTATCAATATCTCTTTGTGCTTGTCTTGCCCAACAGATTAATTTGTATCATAGATACAATTCTTCAGGCGATGCAACAACTATGGCGTGGGTTCAGCAAATCGGGTTGTACTCGGTTCTCTTCTCTTGGTGTGGGCCAGGTCACCCAGCTAATGGCATgcccaaaaaataaaatactcaCATAAACaattactattttaattattACATTTACCGTCCCTTTAGTCAAAAGCTTTTCTACATGCAAGTTAACCTATCATATGTCTCTTTTTTATTGGTCCAAAGTTTATAGCCACTATAGCCACATTAAAAACAAAGCCACAGAGACAGCACCTATGTATTATTATTCTAattattcttttgttgttgtataGACACTTTAAGCAGCGAAAACTATCATCATTATGACACCCTGTCTAactgtgtgtgcgtgtgtgtgtttGCAAAGCGGCAAAGCTTATTCGTTTGTTAAGTTTATGGGAACTGTTTGACTCTAATTAAAAGTGAGAATGAAGCAACAAGTGGAGTGACTAGTGAGTGATAGCAAAAGCAAACAAAGGATGGGGGTGGACCCTGACGTTTTTCTAAATTAAATAATGGAGGGCCTACGATTCACCACTTTGCTAAATTAAATAACTGATTCAGCTTCAGCCTTCAGCCTTCATGGGAGGGACTAGCCGACTAAGCTCTCCGTTCATCAAATATTACTATAATACCCTTCCTTTTTTTGCTTGATGAATTAACAAAATGTTTTTGGATTCATAGGCTTTCTTGGTCACGGTCATCATGCCATTTTTTTCCCTTCAAATTACttcaaacattttttattttggcCTACAAATTACTTCAAACCTTTTTTTGGACTTAAGTTACTTCAAACTTGATTGAATATTCTTCTTCCACAAACTTTTTCTCTGTGAAAATTCTCAGGCCATTAGACCCAATCCGGCCTAAGAAATTCTTTTGGAGTGAGGCCCGTTATAACCAAAATCTTATGGCCCATATTTGTAAGGACTCTGTAACACCGAAAACAACAAATAAGGACTCtcaaccccaaaaaaaaaaacaaggactCCTGACGGTAAGGCTTGGAGGCTTGGTTGAGTGGCATATCATATGCCTTCCAAATAACCACATCCGAATTCAAATTTCacaggaaaaaaaaaatgaatccaTGTAGTGTATATGAGTGTGTGATGTATAGATAATGTTTAAAGTTGGAAGATGTTCAATTcaactgataaaaaaaaaaaaagattgcatTTGTATTTTGAGACTGAAAATGAATGGGACTGGAGGATTCGAGTTGGGTATTGTGTTTagtgatagaattaaaatttcaGTTCCAACATATAAAATTTTAGTCCTTTTTAATATTTCCACAAAATGGACTCATGATTGAATATTTTAGAAATAGAGATCAAAATTTTAATAACACttctttttgaaaatatttttatttaacttttaaaatttttaattgatcttatagtctttatatttattttaaattaaacatgATATTAAGACATAACTCAATCTTATACATTTTATgttaaatataatacaaaaacttAATTTAATCTCTGTATCTCAATTTCTGTCTTTCAATTTCAACTTTTCTTCTAAATGTAGGCTAAAGAACACTCAAATTAATGAAATTATTCcaagacaaaaaataataataatgaaattattaaatgtattttgtccaaaaagaaaaataaatgtatTATATCAATTAAATCTTATATAACTAAAgtgtatatttaaattataatcacCGTATATCAATTTAAATAATAAGGACCAAAATATTTGTGTACAAATAATGAAACTGGAAATTTTTAAAGGATATACTTACATTTCAAACACAATCTCTCATTAATTTAGTGAATAAGCAATTTctcattaataagagaaaaacaTTGTGTTATTAAAGATTAATTTTTATCtgcttccatatatatatatgaggttTATATTAGGTGATTGCTATTGTTCTAAAAGTATttctctaatttattaaaaaaataaaaattaatatttaatttaaaagtataaaaaaataattattaaatatataaaatttgtaataaaaaattattaattttgatgcAACTGACAGTACAAAGTGTTTTATATAGTTGTACaattacatttatttttattattcatatgattaataaaaaataattagatacatgtataaaattattttactctgacattgtattaaaattaaattcttattattagtttttagttttcagaagagtaaagtatc
This window contains:
- the LOC112722150 gene encoding uncharacterized protein is translated as MRAEWVLCPLKMVWESIKTIGCNKVVFATIMAATSVPLSALTLYEARTTHDLAAHIHRLESLGRHVHTRLEARHVFEESRQNALSLLRLKLLFSFPSYLLSLFASLFAVHSSLLPSPTLRSAAIASFHSFHRPLLTSIVVYALLFLFSPFPHFLAALVAPSPALSFIVPAMASFLQIYLMAVLSLGLVVSVAEERFGWDAIRIGHGIMAGRRLCAWLLSGMFVAVSGLIRWKVDAVAAEGETGIKEKAIVIVSYAFVVIWSYAIMTAFYSHCRKRHPIKESLPDHNPDQHLQLVSL